From Oceanipulchritudo coccoides, the proteins below share one genomic window:
- a CDS encoding succinylglutamate desuccinylase/aspartoacylase family protein, protein MPDQRVKKPVDEWFGEKILPGESRNIDLPVSESYSSMTVRIPIHVKRAKEPGPVVFVTAALHGDEINGTGAVRQLIQDEAFQLTRGSVIMIPVLNILAFDRHSRYLPDRRDLNRSFPGSEGGSLAGRMAHLIFDEIVARSDYGIDIHTASIRRTNYPNVRGDLSRQQVRQLAEAFGAEIIINGKGPEKALRREACRAGCPTIIMEGGEVWKVEPGIVESATRGIRNVLRHLEMLDGEIQKPIYQVIIEKSKWIRAEKGGFLQFHVQPGELIEKDQPLATNTTLLGDKRNTLHAPFDAVVIGMTSLPAVSPGEPICNLGMVPEGTRLKDLQQLRSGSTGLGHRVSNQLASNVLVVDHPDSE, encoded by the coding sequence ATGCCTGATCAGAGAGTTAAGAAACCAGTCGACGAGTGGTTTGGGGAGAAGATCCTCCCGGGCGAATCGCGCAATATCGATCTCCCTGTCAGCGAGAGCTACAGCAGTATGACGGTGCGTATTCCCATCCATGTGAAACGGGCGAAGGAACCCGGTCCGGTTGTTTTTGTCACGGCTGCCCTGCACGGGGACGAGATCAATGGCACGGGTGCTGTGCGGCAATTGATTCAAGATGAGGCGTTCCAACTGACACGCGGATCCGTCATCATGATCCCTGTTCTCAACATACTCGCTTTTGACAGGCATTCCCGCTACCTGCCGGATCGCCGCGACCTCAATCGCTCCTTTCCCGGTTCGGAAGGCGGTAGCCTCGCCGGCCGAATGGCACATTTGATTTTCGATGAGATAGTCGCACGAAGTGATTATGGGATCGATATCCATACGGCATCCATCCGGCGAACCAATTACCCAAATGTACGCGGTGATCTTAGCAGACAACAGGTCCGACAACTGGCAGAAGCTTTCGGGGCCGAAATTATCATCAACGGCAAAGGACCGGAGAAAGCGCTCCGACGCGAAGCCTGCCGCGCCGGATGTCCAACCATTATCATGGAGGGTGGCGAGGTCTGGAAGGTTGAGCCGGGTATTGTCGAGTCGGCGACTCGCGGGATCAGGAATGTTCTCCGACATCTGGAAATGCTTGATGGGGAAATCCAGAAGCCCATCTACCAGGTCATTATAGAGAAATCCAAATGGATCCGGGCGGAAAAAGGCGGCTTTCTCCAATTTCACGTTCAGCCGGGGGAATTGATTGAAAAGGATCAACCGCTTGCCACCAACACAACCCTCCTTGGAGACAAGCGCAACACGCTGCACGCACCATTTGATGCAGTTGTCATTGGTATGACCAGCTTGCCCGCGGTAAGTCCGGGAGAGCCCATATGCAATCTGGGCATGGTCCCCGAAGGCACCCGCCTCAAAGACCTGCAGCAGCTTCGCTCAGGCAGCACGGGACTGGGCCATCGGGTCTCCAACCAGCTGGCCTCGAATGTCCTTGTTGTGGATCACCCGGATTCGGAGTAG
- a CDS encoding RimK family alpha-L-glutamate ligase yields the protein MKLAILSCGPKCYSTRRLREAAEARGHKVKVLNTIKFAIDLEQGEPDLYYRQKLLSNYDAVLPRIGASITYFGMAVVRQFEQMDVFCANSAAGIATSRDKLRSLQVLSRHHVGIPKTTFVRDKKDVLPAIKRVGGAPVIIKLLEGTQGIGVLLAESVKAAEGIIELLQSQKQNVLIQKFVAESKGKDIRAFVVGDQVVGAMRRVAQGQEFRSNVHRGGLTEQVELNEEYCRTAIRAAQIMGLRIAGVDLLEGKDGPQVVEVNSSPGLEGIEQCTQLDIAGAVIDYIAAQVDFPEIDIRQRLTVSRGYGVAEIHIPTGSTYLGKSISESGLREKDINVLTLYRGTTVIPNPRSERILEPGDRLLCFGKLELMRDLVPRNTRRKRRPAVQDLPESEIHADHSEPAIINPHQEDDEKSHA from the coding sequence ATGAAACTTGCCATCCTCTCATGCGGTCCAAAATGCTACAGTACTCGCCGACTGCGGGAAGCGGCCGAAGCACGCGGCCACAAGGTCAAAGTCCTCAACACGATCAAATTTGCCATTGATCTCGAGCAGGGCGAACCCGATCTCTATTATCGGCAAAAGCTTCTCTCAAATTACGATGCGGTCCTTCCGAGGATTGGAGCATCCATCACCTATTTCGGGATGGCCGTTGTTCGCCAATTCGAGCAGATGGATGTATTCTGTGCCAATTCCGCGGCGGGAATTGCCACTTCACGCGATAAATTGCGCAGCCTGCAGGTGCTGAGCCGCCATCACGTGGGGATTCCCAAGACGACCTTCGTCCGGGACAAGAAAGATGTTCTTCCCGCGATCAAGCGAGTCGGCGGGGCACCCGTTATCATCAAGCTTCTGGAGGGAACCCAGGGGATTGGTGTCCTTCTTGCCGAATCCGTCAAGGCCGCTGAGGGAATCATTGAATTGCTGCAAAGCCAAAAGCAAAACGTTCTTATCCAAAAATTTGTCGCAGAGAGCAAGGGTAAGGATATCCGTGCCTTCGTCGTCGGGGATCAGGTGGTCGGGGCCATGCGGCGTGTCGCACAGGGTCAGGAATTTCGAAGTAATGTACACCGGGGCGGCCTCACTGAACAAGTGGAATTGAATGAGGAATACTGCCGGACCGCGATACGTGCAGCCCAGATCATGGGACTCAGGATTGCCGGTGTGGATCTTCTTGAAGGGAAAGACGGGCCACAGGTAGTCGAGGTCAACTCGTCCCCCGGACTGGAGGGAATTGAACAATGCACGCAACTGGATATTGCCGGTGCTGTTATCGATTATATTGCTGCGCAGGTAGACTTTCCTGAAATCGACATTCGTCAGCGACTCACCGTGAGCCGCGGATACGGTGTAGCGGAAATCCACATACCGACAGGCTCTACATATCTCGGGAAATCCATCAGTGAATCGGGGTTGCGCGAAAAGGATATCAATGTCCTCACCCTGTACCGCGGAACCACCGTTATTCCAAACCCGCGTTCCGAGCGGATCCTGGAACCCGGAGACCGACTTCTGTGTTTCGGCAAACTGGAGCTGATGCGGGACCTTGTCCCGCGCAATACGCGCCGCAAACGGCGTCCTGCAGTCCAGGATCTTCCTGAATCGGAGATCCATGCCGACCACTCTGAGCCAGCTATAATTAATCCGCACCAGGAAGACGACGAGAAGAGCCATGCCTGA
- a CDS encoding ATP-dependent zinc protease family protein has product MRSKSNPKPPSSEKQRPALPVIGWREWIALPEFGVKWIKVKVDTGARSSSLHAFDIHSFKRGGREWVRFQIHPVQRKSLKSVEVEAKVLEYRSVRSSSGKASLRPVIITNIELFGITRPIELTLASRDEMGFRMLLGREAIRGRFLVDPGKSYFAGKPKRKVKSKKA; this is encoded by the coding sequence ATGCGCTCCAAATCTAACCCAAAACCACCCAGTTCCGAGAAGCAGCGCCCGGCCTTGCCGGTCATCGGCTGGCGCGAATGGATTGCCCTTCCGGAGTTCGGAGTCAAGTGGATCAAGGTCAAAGTGGACACCGGGGCAAGGTCCTCGTCTTTGCACGCCTTTGATATCCATTCCTTTAAGAGGGGCGGCCGCGAATGGGTGCGTTTCCAGATCCACCCCGTTCAGCGTAAAAGCCTCAAATCGGTTGAGGTTGAGGCAAAGGTGCTTGAGTACCGCTCCGTCCGGAGCTCCAGCGGAAAGGCCAGCCTGAGGCCGGTCATCATTACCAATATCGAACTGTTTGGCATTACCCGACCCATTGAACTAACCCTCGCCAGCCGGGATGAGATGGGTTTCCGGATGCTCCTTGGACGGGAGGCCATTCGGGGGCGGTTCCTCGTTGACCCGGGCAAATCCTATTTTGCAGGAAAACCAAAGCGCAAAGTAAAATCTAAAAAGGCGTAA
- a CDS encoding VOC family protein, which produces MKRVIGIGGIFFKCKDPKAINAWYKEHLGFKVNEYGSLFQGREYDEPEKETLLQWAPFKADTDYFEPSEKPYMFNYRVENLEGLLPVLKAEGVEVVGEMQSFPYGKFAHIMDPEGNKIELWEPINEGLQGELEGQG; this is translated from the coding sequence ATGAAGCGTGTCATTGGTATCGGAGGAATATTTTTCAAATGCAAGGATCCCAAGGCCATCAACGCCTGGTACAAGGAGCACCTGGGGTTCAAGGTGAATGAGTATGGCTCGCTCTTTCAGGGGCGTGAATACGATGAGCCCGAAAAGGAGACTCTCCTGCAATGGGCCCCTTTCAAGGCAGATACGGATTATTTCGAGCCATCGGAAAAACCTTATATGTTCAATTACCGGGTGGAGAATCTCGAAGGGCTTCTGCCGGTCTTGAAGGCTGAAGGCGTCGAGGTTGTGGGAGAGATGCAATCCTTTCCCTATGGCAAGTTCGCCCATATCATGGACCCTGAAGGCAACAAGATCGAGCTCTGGGAACCCATCAACGAGGGACTTCAGGGGGAACTTGAGGGCCAGGGCTGA
- a CDS encoding PIN domain-containing protein produces the protein MKYLLDTDTCVALLRGDATATARARQLSPADLAVSSITRYELHFGVMRCSSKRRKSEAKKVSVFLSLLHEIPFTDETAEVAAKIRFQLEGKGQPIGQMDTLIAATALEAGLTLVTGNLRDFSRISDLSVESWMDK, from the coding sequence ATGAAGTACCTGCTGGACACAGACACCTGCGTTGCCTTGTTGCGGGGTGATGCGACTGCAACCGCACGGGCGAGACAGCTCTCCCCGGCCGACCTCGCAGTTTCCTCGATTACCCGCTATGAATTGCATTTCGGCGTGATGCGGTGCTCGTCAAAACGTCGGAAGTCTGAAGCAAAAAAGGTCAGCGTGTTTCTGAGCCTCCTGCATGAGATCCCTTTCACGGATGAGACTGCTGAAGTGGCCGCAAAGATCCGATTTCAACTTGAAGGAAAAGGCCAGCCCATCGGCCAAATGGACACGCTCATTGCGGCAACTGCCCTTGAAGCCGGGCTGACGCTTGTGACTGGCAACCTGCGCGATTTCAGCCGCATAAGCGACCTGAGCGTGGAAAGCTGGATGGACAAATAG
- a CDS encoding antitoxin, with translation MRTKVFKSGNSMALRIPRKFGAKEGEVTIERVGNRWLVEPHIPEEWPKDFFRKIRITDPDFNRPEQGDHRDFSG, from the coding sequence ATGCGAACGAAGGTTTTCAAATCGGGCAATTCCATGGCCCTGCGCATCCCGCGAAAATTCGGGGCCAAGGAGGGCGAAGTCACGATTGAGCGCGTAGGCAACCGCTGGCTCGTGGAGCCGCACATACCGGAGGAATGGCCCAAGGATTTTTTCCGGAAAATCCGGATAACTGATCCGGACTTCAATCGCCCGGAACAGGGGGATCACCGCGACTTTTCAGGATGA
- a CDS encoding SMP-30/gluconolactonase/LRE family protein: MKLFILTFLAGSFLMLAGCNPSDQDTTPLPHWTFSPEMVFPADQSLNRCEDGVVLADGRLIVTDQTSGLRLVNADGTSRPFGKFAEAGYVHNPPEVEGCVNGSSLTPDGRHMLVADVFRGGIYQVEIATEETERVYQHTFGVNTARLDSKGGIWFSQSTENLPNEGKMGLFRTVDVRKPDGAVFYVPPAGADGQREAVKVVDGLYFANGLALDEENGFLYVAECMGSKVLRLRIDVATGQVTEKTVATEINIPDNLELDGEGRLWIASPMLTGIFVYDPATGVTENVFRISSPESEALIEEANQRIADGTPWLDLMIPELWSPAPGLVTGMILSPDGGPVYVSNLGKALIRLER; this comes from the coding sequence ATGAAGTTATTCATTCTGACCTTTCTAGCCGGATCATTTTTGATGCTGGCCGGCTGCAATCCGAGCGACCAGGATACGACTCCCTTGCCTCACTGGACATTTTCCCCGGAGATGGTCTTTCCGGCGGACCAGTCCCTGAACCGCTGTGAAGACGGTGTGGTGCTGGCGGACGGTCGCTTGATCGTGACTGACCAGACAAGCGGATTGCGCCTGGTGAATGCGGATGGAACAAGCCGGCCCTTTGGGAAGTTTGCGGAGGCGGGCTACGTCCACAATCCGCCCGAAGTGGAAGGCTGCGTCAACGGCAGCTCACTCACGCCGGATGGAAGGCATATGCTTGTCGCTGATGTCTTCCGGGGTGGCATTTATCAAGTGGAAATTGCCACCGAGGAAACGGAGCGAGTCTACCAGCATACCTTTGGTGTGAATACGGCCCGCTTGGACAGCAAGGGCGGGATCTGGTTCTCCCAGTCGACAGAGAATCTTCCCAACGAGGGGAAAATGGGGCTGTTTCGCACTGTTGATGTGCGCAAGCCCGATGGCGCGGTCTTCTATGTTCCACCAGCTGGGGCTGACGGGCAGCGTGAGGCGGTCAAGGTCGTGGACGGATTATACTTCGCCAACGGACTGGCCCTTGATGAGGAGAACGGGTTTCTCTATGTCGCCGAATGCATGGGAAGCAAAGTCTTGCGCTTGCGGATCGATGTCGCGACCGGTCAAGTCACTGAGAAGACGGTCGCGACCGAGATCAATATTCCTGACAATCTTGAACTGGATGGTGAGGGGCGCCTCTGGATTGCCTCTCCGATGCTGACCGGAATTTTTGTGTACGATCCGGCTACGGGAGTGACTGAAAATGTATTTAGAATTTCATCACCTGAGAGCGAAGCATTGATCGAGGAGGCGAACCAGCGCATTGCAGATGGCACACCATGGCTCGATCTTATGATTCCGGAGCTTTGGAGCCCGGCTCCCGGTCTTGTCACAGGAATGATTCTCTCGCCGGATGGCGGACCGGTTTACGTTTCAAATCTTGGCAAGGCCCTGATTCGTCTGGAGCGCTAA
- a CDS encoding 50S ribosomal protein L11 methyltransferase, whose amino-acid sequence MEKDSYAEDNRHVFSQYSEQERMLADQPRMDFYHEMIRRKIRAGDRVVDLGTGTGILAAFASWQGASKVYALDHSTIIEDARLLAKQNKIGNVEFLDMHSRDFSVDEPVDAIIHEQMGDGLFDEDMVANVVDLRDRILKKDGQVWPARFEFYCEPVQLSGHGRVPFIWELNVKGFDFQALDQFRPENPEYYQFSMSDTSLVSHFLCEPTPLMTIDLNTLRRSDLPMEWSMGLPVVKAGRMDGYAVYFKALVDDDLILSTNPLDKGRAPHWGFTILRTEQMAVKPGEVIEMTIGADKGWPNRDSWRWEQTLYTAEQYRDCMYEGEDDLTE is encoded by the coding sequence ATGGAGAAGGACAGCTACGCGGAGGATAACCGTCACGTCTTCTCCCAGTATTCAGAACAGGAACGGATGCTGGCGGACCAGCCCCGGATGGATTTCTATCATGAAATGATCCGGCGGAAGATCCGAGCAGGAGACCGTGTCGTGGACCTCGGTACGGGAACCGGCATCCTGGCGGCCTTCGCCTCGTGGCAGGGAGCCTCCAAGGTGTATGCCCTTGATCATTCGACGATCATTGAGGATGCACGCCTTTTGGCCAAGCAGAACAAGATCGGGAATGTGGAGTTTCTCGATATGCACAGCCGGGATTTTTCCGTGGATGAACCGGTTGACGCGATCATTCATGAACAGATGGGAGACGGCCTTTTCGATGAGGACATGGTCGCGAACGTTGTTGATCTGCGTGACCGAATTCTCAAGAAGGACGGGCAAGTCTGGCCGGCGCGCTTTGAGTTCTATTGTGAGCCTGTCCAACTCAGCGGGCATGGAAGGGTCCCTTTTATTTGGGAATTGAACGTGAAGGGATTTGATTTTCAGGCGCTTGATCAGTTCCGTCCGGAGAATCCGGAGTACTACCAGTTTTCCATGAGCGATACCTCGCTCGTCAGCCACTTCCTGTGCGAACCAACGCCGCTCATGACAATTGACTTGAACACGCTCCGTCGCAGCGATTTGCCGATGGAATGGAGCATGGGCTTGCCGGTTGTTAAAGCCGGGCGGATGGACGGCTACGCGGTCTACTTCAAGGCACTGGTCGACGACGACCTTATTCTGTCGACAAACCCGCTTGATAAGGGTCGAGCCCCGCATTGGGGATTCACGATCCTACGGACTGAGCAAATGGCAGTTAAGCCGGGTGAAGTAATCGAGATGACAATCGGCGCCGACAAAGGCTGGCCGAACCGCGATTCCTGGCGCTGGGAGCAAACCCTCTACACCGCTGAGCAATACCGTGATTGCATGTACGAGGGTGAGGACGACTTAACGGAGTAG
- the ahr gene encoding NADPH-dependent aldehyde reductase Ahr, with translation MINAYAASEPKGELKPFSYDPGPLGEHEVEIDVEYCGICHSDLSMINNEWGMSQYPLVPGHEVAGRIAATGSHVAHLKKGDWVGLGWHSGYCQTCESCSTGDQNLCSTAEGTIVGRHGGFADKVRADATSVVALPEGIHPATAGPLFCGGITVFNPLVQYGVKPTDKVAVIGIGGLGHIALKFLNAWGCEVTAFSSSESKADEVREMGAHHVINSRDPKAIEAAAGRFDLILSTVNVKLDWNLYISTLRPKGRLHFVGATLEPLDIGVFGLIMAQRSISGSPVGSPATIAKMLEFAAQHGIEPIVETFPMSKVNEALAHLESGKARYRIVLKRE, from the coding sequence ATGATTAACGCATACGCCGCATCCGAGCCGAAAGGCGAATTGAAACCCTTTTCCTATGATCCGGGACCTCTCGGTGAGCATGAAGTCGAGATAGACGTCGAATACTGTGGCATTTGCCATTCGGACCTTTCGATGATCAACAACGAGTGGGGAATGAGCCAGTATCCGCTTGTCCCGGGGCATGAGGTGGCCGGGCGCATTGCCGCGACTGGATCGCATGTGGCCCATTTAAAAAAGGGCGACTGGGTCGGACTTGGCTGGCATTCGGGCTATTGCCAGACCTGTGAATCCTGCTCCACCGGCGACCAGAATTTGTGCAGTACGGCGGAGGGTACGATTGTTGGACGGCATGGCGGGTTTGCGGACAAGGTGCGCGCGGATGCCACGAGCGTCGTTGCCCTGCCGGAGGGAATCCATCCCGCAACCGCGGGGCCGCTATTTTGCGGCGGTATCACCGTATTCAATCCACTCGTGCAGTATGGTGTGAAACCGACTGACAAGGTTGCGGTTATCGGCATCGGCGGCCTGGGCCACATTGCCCTCAAGTTTCTCAATGCGTGGGGCTGCGAAGTGACCGCGTTCTCCTCAAGTGAGAGCAAGGCCGATGAGGTCCGTGAGATGGGTGCCCATCATGTGATCAATTCGCGCGACCCGAAGGCCATTGAGGCGGCAGCTGGTCGGTTTGACCTCATCCTCTCCACGGTGAATGTGAAGCTGGACTGGAATCTCTACATTTCCACCTTGCGGCCAAAGGGCCGACTGCACTTTGTCGGCGCGACCCTTGAGCCACTCGATATTGGGGTCTTCGGACTGATCATGGCTCAGCGTTCCATCTCCGGTTCGCCGGTGGGCAGCCCGGCCACGATTGCCAAGATGCTCGAGTTTGCCGCGCAACACGGGATTGAGCCGATCGTGGAAACTTTCCCCATGTCAAAAGTGAATGAGGCACTTGCTCATCTGGAGAGCGGCAAGGCACGGTACCGAATTGTGCTCAAGCGCGAATAG
- a CDS encoding family 16 glycosylhydrolase has protein sequence MLHHSLSRLLTLCIVHGLAVCATSFAEPVLIWSDEFEVDGLPDPEKWGYQDGLGYNRELQFYTRERMENTRVENGVLVIEAHKEDIPVNRFGLTAPYSSGRLFSQGRGEWQYGRFEIRAKLPIGRGTWAALWMFTAKHAYGRWPRSGEIDIMEHVGHEMDAVHGTAHMANASGAGGVGYTATIENVDTTFHDYAVEWSPSEIKWFVDGVEYYTYENPQTGWEDWPFDQPFYLILNLAVGGDWGGSQGIDPDIWPQRMEVDYVRVYDLGDTPSLNNDLDELPDAVDPDDDNDGLSDLEEANLKTNPYLSDTDGDGFTDKEEVDGGSHPKRSLSTLENRNELIFNTDFSTGISPWLMQTSLFSDTGEQIAILQSWRGASDISAYVDTTSGTNITFNHHEGTRSSARTSNLLFQDTELKPRIEGFFLDFSPGDIVHFQGTASSLRSDETVTTEAVIFVYDSNGAPLPASVSVAIDSVSGDFNLSTTLEAGPVSGVLTGFAIRTPKDSTGSITFSNLSATVEKVTTWANWTSTDGSNVDTGDWLGWIYIKEAPWIWSHALSTWIYLPEDHVTASGAWTYVAK, from the coding sequence ATGCTTCATCATTCCCTCTCGCGCCTCCTGACCTTATGTATTGTGCACGGCCTTGCCGTATGTGCGACATCCTTCGCCGAGCCTGTTCTCATCTGGTCTGATGAATTCGAGGTGGACGGACTCCCGGATCCGGAAAAGTGGGGATACCAGGACGGCTTGGGATACAACCGGGAGCTGCAGTTCTACACGAGAGAGCGCATGGAAAATACGCGGGTGGAAAACGGCGTACTGGTCATTGAGGCGCACAAGGAGGACATCCCGGTCAACCGCTTCGGACTGACTGCCCCCTACTCTTCAGGCAGGCTCTTTTCCCAGGGACGAGGCGAATGGCAGTATGGCCGATTTGAAATTCGGGCCAAGCTACCAATCGGACGGGGAACATGGGCCGCGCTGTGGATGTTCACCGCCAAACACGCTTACGGGCGCTGGCCCAGAAGTGGGGAAATCGACATCATGGAACATGTCGGCCATGAAATGGATGCCGTCCACGGGACCGCCCATATGGCCAATGCATCCGGTGCAGGTGGCGTGGGCTACACGGCCACCATCGAAAATGTGGATACGACTTTTCACGACTATGCAGTCGAATGGAGTCCCAGCGAAATCAAATGGTTTGTCGATGGGGTTGAATATTACACATATGAGAATCCCCAGACCGGCTGGGAGGACTGGCCTTTCGATCAGCCTTTCTACCTGATCCTCAACCTGGCGGTCGGTGGAGATTGGGGAGGTTCGCAGGGAATCGATCCGGACATCTGGCCGCAGCGGATGGAGGTCGACTATGTGCGGGTGTACGATTTGGGTGACACGCCAAGTCTCAACAACGACTTGGATGAATTACCGGATGCGGTTGATCCGGATGACGATAATGACGGACTCAGCGATCTCGAAGAGGCCAATCTCAAAACAAATCCATATCTGTCGGACACAGACGGTGACGGCTTCACGGACAAGGAAGAGGTCGACGGGGGGAGTCATCCGAAAAGGTCGTTATCAACTCTGGAGAACAGGAATGAACTGATATTCAACACGGACTTTTCCACCGGGATCTCTCCCTGGCTGATGCAGACAAGTCTATTCTCGGATACGGGCGAGCAGATCGCCATCCTTCAATCGTGGCGGGGAGCGTCGGATATATCAGCCTATGTGGACACGACAAGCGGCACAAACATCACCTTCAATCACCATGAGGGAACGAGAAGCAGCGCGAGAACTTCCAACCTGCTCTTCCAGGACACCGAACTCAAGCCAAGGATTGAAGGATTCTTTCTGGACTTCTCGCCCGGTGATATCGTGCATTTTCAAGGTACAGCAAGTTCCTTGAGAAGTGATGAAACTGTCACTACGGAAGCAGTTATTTTCGTTTACGATTCCAATGGAGCTCCCCTTCCCGCATCTGTCTCAGTAGCAATTGATTCGGTGAGCGGTGATTTTAACCTTTCGACCACGCTTGAGGCTGGCCCTGTCAGCGGCGTCCTCACCGGTTTTGCAATCAGAACCCCGAAGGATTCAACCGGCTCGATCACCTTTTCCAACCTTTCCGCTACAGTGGAGAAGGTCACGACTTGGGCCAACTGGACATCCACAGACGGTTCGAATGTCGATACCGGCGATTGGCTGGGATGGATTTACATCAAAGAAGCACCATGGATCTGGAGCCATGCCCTCTCAACATGGATTTACCTTCCCGAAGACCATGTCACCGCAAGCGGTGCATGGACCTACGTGGCGAAATAG
- a CDS encoding heme-binding protein, translating to MRSSAIFCIFLFTMSLTHAADQAFARTDPGVIEVKTLPAGRLLVCEGEGDYFNQSNSLFRPLFRYIQSHDISMTTPVEARIEPGTMIFWVAADQIEKADESNDEVQVIDVEERTVAAIGKRGGYSQSNFEEARAELLQWIEEREDLEIAGEPYAVYWNGPFVPGPFKKFEVQVEVRR from the coding sequence ATGCGCTCTTCAGCCATTTTCTGCATTTTTCTCTTCACGATGTCACTTACTCACGCAGCCGACCAAGCCTTTGCCCGGACGGATCCCGGGGTTATCGAAGTCAAGACCCTCCCGGCAGGCCGCCTGCTGGTTTGCGAGGGCGAGGGTGACTATTTCAATCAATCGAACAGCTTGTTCAGGCCGCTTTTCCGTTACATCCAGTCGCACGACATTTCAATGACGACACCCGTCGAGGCGCGCATTGAGCCGGGGACAATGATTTTCTGGGTGGCCGCTGACCAGATCGAGAAAGCGGATGAAAGCAATGACGAGGTGCAGGTGATCGATGTTGAGGAGCGGACGGTGGCGGCAATCGGGAAGCGTGGTGGTTACTCCCAATCAAATTTCGAGGAGGCCCGGGCAGAGCTATTGCAGTGGATTGAAGAAAGGGAAGACCTTGAAATTGCGGGTGAACCCTACGCGGTATACTGGAATGGCCCTTTTGTTCCCGGTCCCTTCAAGAAGTTTGAAGTGCAGGTGGAAGTACGCCGATAA